From a region of the Flavobacteriales bacterium genome:
- a CDS encoding glutaminyl-peptide cyclotransferase, which translates to MRPIVKIGAGIIALAMISLLFLNPSGCTSDTPDRRPLAKPKQCFIRSESGSIQSGQPIRFRSGIKVEKTVLDSTVTLDGIPVMEEEIPTDELLLGRHDLKIRYLFDDSTRCESSWSIEILSDVTPQVMQYQVISMYDHNTDAYTQGLTWHDGRIYESTGQHGESLIYNYDPMKRDYADRVDLPMTYFGEGLTILGDRIYQLTYKSKLGFYYDLNTMEKLGEFSLPTAEGWGLTDNGRELIISDGTHVLTVLDPKTFEVLRTIPVYDDKQRLESINEMEYVDGYIYANLYGATVIAKIDASSGKVLEYIDCRGILPPELQTPDQDVFNGIAYNSERRTFYVTGKYWPKLFEVSFVPRPS; encoded by the coding sequence ATGAGACCCATAGTCAAGATAGGAGCAGGGATCATAGCTTTGGCCATGATCAGCTTGCTTTTCCTCAACCCTTCAGGCTGCACCTCCGATACACCGGATAGACGACCATTGGCCAAACCCAAGCAGTGTTTCATACGCTCAGAGAGCGGTTCTATCCAGTCTGGACAACCGATACGCTTTCGCAGTGGTATCAAAGTGGAAAAGACGGTACTTGACAGTACGGTCACTTTGGACGGAATACCCGTCATGGAAGAAGAGATTCCTACAGATGAGCTCCTGCTAGGCAGGCATGATCTGAAGATCAGATACCTATTCGATGATTCCACCCGCTGCGAATCCTCTTGGTCCATCGAGATACTATCTGATGTCACACCTCAAGTGATGCAGTACCAGGTTATCAGTATGTATGATCATAATACCGATGCCTATACCCAGGGATTGACCTGGCATGACGGTCGTATATATGAGAGCACTGGGCAACACGGGGAATCGCTTATCTATAACTATGACCCCATGAAGCGTGACTACGCAGATAGGGTGGACCTACCCATGACCTATTTTGGTGAAGGCTTGACCATACTGGGAGACCGTATCTATCAACTCACCTATAAATCCAAACTCGGTTTCTACTATGACCTGAACACGATGGAGAAACTAGGAGAGTTCAGTCTACCCACGGCAGAAGGGTGGGGGCTGACCGACAATGGCCGTGAACTCATCATCTCCGATGGGACGCATGTACTTACCGTATTGGACCCTAAAACCTTTGAAGTACTCCGGACCATTCCGGTGTACGATGACAAACAGCGATTGGAAAGCATCAATGAAATGGAATATGTGGATGGTTACATCTACGCCAATCTCTACGGGGCCACAGTCATTGCCAAAATAGATGCGAGCAGTGGAAAGGTCTTGGAATACATCGATTGCCGCGGAATTCTCCCTCCTGAGCTTCAGACTCCCGACCAAGATGTATTCAATGGCATTGCCTACAATTCCGAGCGCAGGACCTTCTACGTGACCGGAAAGTACTGGCCCAAGCTCTTCGAGGTCAGTTTTGTGCCCAGACCCAGCTAG
- a CDS encoding fumarylacetoacetate hydrolase family protein, with product MKIICIGRNYAAHAKELGNKVPTEPVVFLKPETALIPKGQPFFYPEHSNDVHYEVELVVRIDRVGRHIEERFAHRYYSEIGLGIDFTCRDTQQRLKEAGQPWEKAKAFDHSAPVSQRFLPVSSFSDVQSIPFRLLKNEELVQEGNSSDMIFPIDRLIAEVSKYFTLKIGDLIFTGTPQGVGPVQVGDTLSGFIGEQKMFSLRIK from the coding sequence ATGAAGATCATCTGCATAGGACGCAACTACGCTGCCCATGCCAAAGAATTGGGCAACAAGGTGCCCACAGAACCTGTCGTATTTCTCAAGCCAGAGACTGCTCTTATCCCTAAAGGGCAGCCATTCTTCTATCCTGAACACTCGAATGACGTACACTATGAGGTGGAATTGGTGGTACGTATCGATCGGGTAGGTAGACATATCGAAGAGCGATTTGCACATCGCTATTACTCGGAGATCGGTCTAGGAATCGACTTTACCTGTAGGGACACCCAACAACGATTGAAAGAAGCAGGCCAGCCATGGGAGAAAGCCAAAGCATTCGATCATTCCGCACCGGTCAGTCAACGATTCCTACCTGTATCGTCATTCAGCGATGTGCAATCCATACCCTTCCGGCTTCTGAAGAACGAAGAACTCGTACAAGAAGGGAATAGCAGCGATATGATATTCCCTATCGACCGCTTGATCGCTGAGGTCTCTAAATACTTCACCTTGAAGATAGGTGACCTCATATTCACCGGCACACCTCAAGGAGTGGGACCAGTACAGGTCGGAGATACGTTGAGCGGTTTCATCGGTGAACAAAAGATGTTCTCCCTTCGCATCAAATGA